One window of the Macaca thibetana thibetana isolate TM-01 chromosome 13, ASM2454274v1, whole genome shotgun sequence genome contains the following:
- the TMSB10 gene encoding thymosin beta-10: MADKPDMGEIASFDKAKLKKTETQEKNTLPTKETIEQEKRSEIS, from the exons atggcAGACAAACCAGACATGGGGGAAATCGCCAGCTTCGATAAGGCCAAGCTGAAGAAAACGGAGACGCAGGAGAAGAACACCCTGCCGACCAAAGAGA CCATTGAGCAGGAGAAGCGGAGTGAAATTTCCTAA